From the Candidatus Krumholzibacteriota bacterium genome, one window contains:
- the corA gene encoding magnesium/cobalt transporter CorA, translated as MKKIFKKRKKRLGLPPGTLIYDGEEQTGKTSVTVIDYDQERLEEKVVEDIEESFPFRDSSSVTWINVDGLRDVKLIENLGDYFGFHNLVLEDILSTGQRPKFEEFEDYLFIVLKMLDYSDEDNEITNEQVSLLVGKNYVISFQEHEGDLFEPIRERIRNRKGRIIKQGADYLAYSLIDIIVDNYFSILEKTGDRLETMEDLVIEKPEPETLQQIRAIKREMILLRRSAWPLREVISNLERVEPGIIHKSTKIYLRDVYDHVIQVVDTIETMRDMISGLQDVYMSSVSNSMNEVMKVLTIIATIFIPLTFIAGIYGMNFEHMPELKYAWGYPAVWGVMAIAAALMVTFFRKKKWM; from the coding sequence ATGAAGAAGATATTCAAAAAGAGGAAAAAGAGGTTGGGGCTTCCGCCGGGTACTCTTATCTATGACGGGGAAGAGCAGACCGGGAAGACCAGTGTTACGGTGATCGATTACGACCAGGAACGATTGGAAGAGAAGGTCGTTGAAGATATAGAAGAATCTTTTCCTTTTAGGGACAGTTCTTCTGTTACCTGGATAAATGTAGACGGGCTCCGGGACGTGAAACTGATCGAGAACCTGGGAGATTACTTTGGGTTCCACAACCTGGTGCTGGAGGATATCCTCAGTACCGGCCAGAGGCCTAAATTTGAGGAGTTCGAGGATTACCTGTTTATCGTACTCAAGATGCTTGATTACAGCGATGAAGATAATGAAATCACCAACGAGCAGGTCAGCCTGCTGGTGGGAAAGAACTACGTAATATCTTTTCAGGAGCATGAGGGGGATCTTTTCGAGCCGATCCGTGAGCGGATCCGGAACAGGAAGGGACGGATAATTAAACAGGGGGCCGACTACCTGGCCTATAGTCTGATCGATATAATTGTGGATAACTACTTCAGTATACTGGAAAAAACGGGTGACCGGCTGGAAACGATGGAGGACCTGGTGATCGAAAAACCTGAACCGGAAACGCTTCAGCAGATCAGGGCGATAAAGAGGGAGATGATACTTCTCAGAAGATCGGCTTGGCCCCTTCGGGAGGTGATAAGTAACCTGGAAAGGGTCGAGCCGGGGATTATTCACAAATCTACGAAGATATACCTTAGAGACGTATACGATCATGTAATACAGGTGGTGGATACTATCGAAACCATGAGGGATATGATCTCCGGTCTGCAGGACGTGTATATGTCCAGTGTGAGCAACAGCATGAACGAAGTGATGAAGGTCCTTACCATAATCGCTACCATATTTATCCCCCTTACCTTCATAGCTGGTATATACGGGATGAACTTCGAGCATATGCCCGAGTTGAAATATGCCTGGGGCTACCCGGCTGTTTGGGGTGTCATGGCGATTGCGGCTGCACTGATGGTTACCTTTTTCAGAAAGAAGAAGTGGATGTGA
- a CDS encoding catalase has translation MKKKERKPTTNDAGIPMSSDEYSLTVGQDGPILLHDHYLVEQMANFNREMIPDRQPHAKGSGAFGHFEVTSDVSAYTKAAVFQPGAKTEVLARFSTVAGESGSPDTWRDVRGFALKFYTTEGNYDMVGNNTPVFFIRDPMKFQDFIHSQKRRADNGLRDHDMQWDFWTLSPESAHQVTILMSDRGIPRSYRHMNGYTSHAYMWINAEGERFWVKYHFKTDQGIDFLTQEEGDRIAGEDADYHRRDLFEAIKRGDHPSWTLKVQIMPFEEAETYRFNPFDLTKVWPHSDYPVHEVGRLILDRNPSDFHTEIEQAAFEPNNLVPGIGPSPDKMLLARLVSYSDAHRARLGVNYKQIPVNRPKCPVHSYSKGGAMRMDNVSDPVYKPNSKGGPKADPERYPEQAIWSANGEFIRAAYTKRKDDGDFVQPGILVREVMDDEQRDRLVSNVIGHLKNGVTEPVLERAFEYWRNIDEEIGGRIAKGVQEG, from the coding sequence ATGAAAAAGAAGGAACGGAAACCCACAACCAACGATGCGGGTATTCCTATGTCCAGCGATGAATATTCGCTCACTGTCGGGCAAGACGGTCCCATTCTGCTTCACGATCACTATCTGGTCGAGCAGATGGCCAATTTCAACAGGGAGATGATTCCTGACCGCCAGCCACACGCTAAGGGATCTGGTGCCTTCGGGCACTTTGAGGTTACCAGCGACGTCAGTGCCTATACCAAGGCTGCAGTGTTTCAACCGGGCGCGAAAACAGAGGTTCTGGCCCGATTTTCAACGGTAGCCGGAGAAAGCGGAAGCCCTGACACTTGGAGAGATGTACGCGGGTTTGCTCTCAAGTTCTACACCACCGAGGGCAATTACGACATGGTGGGCAACAACACGCCAGTGTTCTTCATACGGGATCCAATGAAGTTCCAGGACTTCATTCATTCGCAGAAACGCCGTGCGGATAACGGACTGCGGGACCACGATATGCAGTGGGATTTCTGGACCCTGTCTCCTGAATCTGCTCATCAGGTCACCATTCTGATGAGCGATCGCGGCATTCCCAGGAGCTATCGGCACATGAACGGCTACACGAGCCATGCCTACATGTGGATCAACGCCGAAGGGGAGCGCTTCTGGGTTAAATACCACTTCAAGACCGACCAGGGCATCGACTTCCTTACGCAGGAGGAGGGCGACCGTATTGCCGGTGAGGACGCAGATTACCACCGCCGAGACCTGTTTGAAGCGATCAAGCGGGGGGACCATCCCAGCTGGACTCTGAAAGTCCAGATCATGCCGTTCGAAGAAGCTGAGACTTACAGATTCAATCCGTTCGACCTGACCAAGGTCTGGCCCCACAGCGACTATCCGGTGCATGAAGTGGGTCGGCTTATACTGGACCGCAATCCATCCGACTTTCATACCGAGATCGAACAGGCGGCTTTCGAGCCGAATAACCTTGTGCCGGGTATTGGCCCCAGCCCTGATAAAATGCTGCTTGCCCGCTTGGTTTCTTACTCTGACGCCCACCGCGCGCGCCTGGGTGTCAACTACAAGCAGATCCCGGTGAACCGTCCGAAATGCCCTGTACACAGCTACAGCAAGGGCGGTGCGATGCGAATGGATAATGTCTCCGATCCCGTTTACAAACCGAATTCCAAGGGTGGACCCAAGGCCGATCCCGAGCGCTATCCGGAGCAGGCAATCTGGAGTGCCAATGGTGAGTTTATCAGAGCCGCCTACACCAAACGCAAGGATGATGGAGACTTTGTCCAGCCGGGAATCTTAGTACGCGAAGTGATGGATGACGAGCAGCGCGACCGGCTTGTATCCAACGTGATCGGTCACCTTAAGAACGGTGTGACCGAGCCGGTCCTTGAGAGAGCTTTCGAATACTGGCGCAATATCGACGAGGAGATTGGCGGCCGTATTGCGAAGGGCGTACAGGAAGGCTGA
- a CDS encoding alpha-amylase family glycosyl hydrolase: MSDQVLEMGALPLEEGYLFRVWAPNADSVSVVGSFNDWNENRNQMERGEGGIWSAPVKEAETGDEYLYRIVNGENIMDRIDPYARRVSNSAGRTIVPRFDFKWKEKDFKSAPLNRMVIYEMHLGSFAVEPGGKPGSLQNAIKKLPHLKELGINAVEIMPLMEFPGGFSWGYNPSQIFALESDYGDPADFSQFVKAAHEKGIAVILDVVYNHLGPGDLDLWQFDGWEEKGMGGIYFYNDWRSGTPWGDTRPDYGRGEVRKYLCDNAIMWLRDYHVDGLRFDATSFIRNVRGRGDDQGSDLPEGWSLMQWINSEIKKFRPEAFTIAEDLGNNPSVTKDVREGGCGFDSQWDLNFVHTLRGVLKAGGDSLRDIDKIRDIIIRRYYLDSFERIIYTESHDEVANGKARMPEEVDPGNAANLYAKKISTLGAALVLTSPGIPMIFQGQEFLEDDWFHDRDPVDWSRKKKFSGIFRLYCDLVSLRLNRDGKTSGLTGHETEVFHVNNESKFLAYHRWDRGGPEDSTVVAVNMSGSEFRNYRIGLPADGLWKVRFNSDAKDYDDEFSGLDCPDVTADRNSKDGQPYGGVVNVAPYSAVILSQDRG; the protein is encoded by the coding sequence ATGTCGGATCAAGTACTTGAAATGGGAGCTCTGCCCCTGGAAGAGGGATATCTGTTCAGAGTCTGGGCTCCGAATGCCGATTCGGTATCTGTAGTCGGTTCGTTCAATGATTGGAATGAAAATAGGAATCAGATGGAAAGAGGAGAAGGAGGAATCTGGTCCGCCCCTGTGAAAGAAGCAGAGACGGGTGATGAATATCTCTACCGGATAGTTAACGGGGAGAATATAATGGATCGGATAGATCCCTATGCCCGGAGGGTCAGCAATTCGGCAGGAAGAACTATCGTACCCCGATTTGATTTCAAATGGAAGGAGAAGGATTTTAAATCTGCTCCGCTGAACCGTATGGTAATCTATGAAATGCACCTGGGAAGTTTTGCCGTTGAGCCGGGGGGAAAACCCGGCAGTCTGCAAAACGCGATAAAAAAATTACCTCACCTTAAAGAACTTGGTATAAACGCCGTGGAAATAATGCCTCTGATGGAATTTCCGGGAGGATTTTCCTGGGGGTATAATCCATCCCAGATATTCGCTCTGGAGAGCGATTATGGAGATCCAGCGGATTTCAGCCAGTTCGTCAAGGCCGCTCACGAAAAAGGAATAGCGGTTATACTTGACGTAGTCTATAATCACCTGGGTCCAGGCGACCTGGACTTGTGGCAGTTTGACGGCTGGGAGGAGAAGGGTATGGGCGGAATTTATTTCTATAATGACTGGCGTTCCGGAACTCCCTGGGGTGATACCAGGCCTGATTACGGCAGGGGGGAAGTTAGAAAATATCTTTGCGACAACGCTATTATGTGGTTAAGAGATTATCACGTGGACGGCCTTCGTTTTGACGCGACTTCATTTATAAGGAACGTCCGCGGGCGCGGGGACGATCAGGGGAGCGACCTTCCTGAGGGATGGAGTTTGATGCAGTGGATCAACTCTGAAATAAAAAAGTTCAGGCCGGAAGCTTTTACCATAGCCGAAGACCTGGGCAATAATCCGTCTGTCACCAAGGATGTCAGGGAGGGGGGCTGTGGTTTCGATTCCCAGTGGGATCTCAACTTCGTTCATACTCTCAGAGGTGTACTGAAGGCCGGGGGGGATTCACTGAGAGATATTGATAAGATCAGGGATATTATTATCCGCCGTTACTACCTCGATTCTTTCGAAAGGATAATCTATACCGAATCACATGATGAAGTTGCAAACGGTAAGGCGAGAATGCCGGAGGAGGTGGACCCGGGAAATGCGGCGAACCTTTATGCCAAAAAGATTTCAACACTCGGGGCAGCTCTTGTTCTTACATCTCCGGGGATCCCCATGATTTTCCAGGGACAGGAATTTCTCGAGGATGACTGGTTTCATGACAGGGACCCGGTAGACTGGTCCAGGAAGAAAAAATTCTCAGGGATATTCAGATTGTATTGTGACCTCGTATCTCTGAGATTAAACCGGGACGGGAAAACATCCGGCCTGACCGGTCACGAGACGGAGGTTTTTCATGTCAATAACGAGAGCAAGTTCCTGGCCTATCATCGCTGGGACAGGGGCGGTCCGGAAGACAGCACGGTCGTGGCAGTGAATATGTCGGGCAGTGAATTTCGGAATTACCGGATAGGCCTACCGGCAGATGGTCTCTGGAAGGTTCGTTTTAACAGCGATGCCAAAGACTACGACGATGAATTCTCTGGACTTGATTGTCCGGATGTAACCGCGGACCGGAACTCAAAGGATGGTCAGCCATACGGCGGGGTGGTGAATGTTGCTCCGTACAGTGCAGTAATTCTTTCACAGGATAGAGGATAG
- a CDS encoding putative porin: MKRLLLITALIAVTAAGSVTAGSWQDRISLDGDFRHRFEGIDDASKDTDRFRQRIRARMGLDAMVNDEWSAHFRLITGSSDPVSGNQTIGDGFSTKGFHLDRGYFKYQPSYIPGLSVIGGKMGNPFILMSKTELIWDGDLSFEGASIKFKKGVSEKVDFHLRGGGFCVKERKTDDETRLFAGQTGLAIAAAEDVKVTFGGGYYSYDNVMGYEGFYEADDFGGNSTSQFEVAPGDTITGYANDFNLFELFGELSFKVEKVSCKIFGNFVQNGDADEDNQGWLAGTTIEKGKGPGSIKLHANYRNLEKDAVLGLFTDSDTWGGGTDGKGLQLGLGVGIADNASLAFTYYLDKKDLEKEIDYNRYQLDAKVSF, translated from the coding sequence ATGAAGAGATTGTTGCTGATCACCGCTCTGATAGCGGTGACCGCTGCCGGTTCCGTTACAGCGGGAAGCTGGCAGGACAGAATCAGCCTCGACGGTGATTTTCGACATCGTTTCGAGGGGATCGATGACGCATCCAAAGATACCGACCGTTTCAGGCAGAGAATCAGGGCGAGAATGGGCCTTGACGCCATGGTAAACGATGAGTGGTCGGCGCACTTTAGACTGATTACCGGAAGCTCCGATCCGGTATCCGGAAACCAGACTATCGGAGACGGTTTTTCGACCAAGGGTTTTCATCTTGACAGGGGATACTTCAAGTACCAGCCGTCTTATATTCCGGGATTGTCGGTTATTGGCGGAAAGATGGGGAACCCTTTTATACTGATGAGCAAGACGGAGCTTATCTGGGACGGCGACCTCAGTTTCGAGGGCGCGTCCATCAAATTCAAGAAAGGCGTCAGCGAAAAGGTAGATTTTCACCTCAGAGGCGGAGGTTTCTGCGTCAAGGAAAGAAAGACTGACGATGAAACCAGGCTCTTCGCCGGGCAAACCGGCCTCGCCATCGCCGCGGCCGAGGATGTAAAAGTCACATTTGGTGGCGGATACTACAGCTATGACAACGTTATGGGATACGAGGGGTTCTACGAAGCTGATGATTTCGGAGGAAACAGCACGTCCCAATTTGAAGTTGCTCCCGGGGATACTATCACCGGATACGCCAATGACTTCAACCTCTTTGAGCTGTTCGGAGAGCTGTCTTTCAAGGTTGAAAAGGTCTCATGCAAAATCTTTGGCAATTTCGTTCAGAACGGCGATGCCGACGAAGACAACCAGGGCTGGCTTGCCGGCACCACAATCGAAAAAGGTAAGGGGCCCGGCTCGATTAAACTTCACGCCAACTACCGCAATCTCGAGAAGGACGCTGTCCTAGGGCTGTTTACAGACAGCGACACCTGGGGCGGAGGAACAGACGGCAAAGGACTTCAGCTTGGCCTCGGAGTAGGCATTGCCGACAACGCGTCACTCGCGTTCACCTATTACCTGGACAAAAAAGACCTGGAAAAGGAGATAGATTACAACCGCTATCAGCTAGACGCCAAAGTCTCCTTCTAA
- a CDS encoding sigma 54-interacting transcriptional regulator: MADKLKEQKKSRFLIHKSIGDFHPWKGYKATDLLNGNDYLLFSLQLPENISISLADLNMRGVIFSNINRLVLPILSLEKDKKEIIFLLPDHEFKRLGEYLSECSNAKALELLRTITSTIILSWDEGFYFNNIHPESIVLIDDSPIILPPAYLLPKMITNLSEDKEYESGEHPLFKDLGDLGLLFEFFSNHLESGDSNFCAETSKKLRLMSQNPTPDGIFNIIRSIKSYLKIKEELRILPVCGDFLNLPPENILNELKEAALRCSSNKKQLVILKGDNGIGKSCLMEITRKLFLSEADLKGRVLSHEEIFSDKNDITKLQNDNIDCVFIDNHPHEPILYGHIVSRILDIIEKRITVICVSGENPWILTQSTKEEFDRKGFLVSEIKLPSPDKSKKSAFFSERVVSTDRVKLADQIDSEEPPVSAELMLLSSPRGSRKDKKADISDILESLSPLDRSVLNFISVFRFEIPLIILQKVYSTTQDEFYDSLQRLVNMGMIRITAAKSSLSNSDFCQLFSLRSRSLLYRVLESIPSHRKKQLHSNIASILKEKKNVPSVYILYHLACSGEKNETAARYYSTFKRFLGERQTAALTCLYNNFIQRGFEAYLPLEMYSKFLIEIGSFYSLSGQLTKAKDFFKSCRNRISKAGQSHKLRTIVVEAIRKESEIYEKRGEFIKALNLLKEAIAVHSEHITVKEHSKLINDLAWIYYRLGQFDESWQNCLDVQKIIDKKQYPSELAQSYNLMGTINWNRSKYEEAILCHTKCLNLREENNDASGIASSFNNLGLVYRSTGRINEAIECFTKSMKTKQRNNNLPGLAATHLNIALTYLDIGDFEEADKNCEVSCKLAEDTDNQQILAETYGTMGDISYLKGDYEKAANCYFRDLRICQKTKSVREEAVVLRRLGQLFLATDEIEKAKELLNKARKLNLKIGSHLETALLNTLEGRLKIKTGERDEGIAKLEGVSIELSLLGRKNTAARISAELGELYLEDKNEALAREHLLRSSSLADNNEAFSGRISKLQEKLDAIYDSENAKTERDSKNYRTLCRIASMFRTIRDPEKLYSTTIKSALKITDSERGFIALRDNIAESYRIVASTGDFIPGKQLGDVNIASIIDIVGHLGYPLDTLQISVPLDKVSDEFIEKHPRIICIPLKLDNEIKGCFYLDSTKSVTSPSGADRNLLLALTQQFATGLERALLADNASSPEKTKIRKSVKSIGASSGYENIIRKSASMRLVCEMIDGIKEMDTTILLTGESGTGKDLIAKTIHYSGLHGDFPLQTINCSALPSELLESELFGHEKGAFTGAHKKKIGHFESAGEGTIFLNEIGDLPLALQPKLLHVIEERTFFRVGGTKKIETKARIITATNRNLLELVKQGKFREDLFYRINIFPIKIPSLKDRREDIKPLCNHFLRMYCKLYNIPVKKLSPEAIMYLEKYPWPGNVRQLESVIIRLIIISGSETITAGDLPDNIIKYSDGLDAGISSTIDDAIKVLLDNMNLSSEDPILAKIEGSIIKKIVQITKDKTKAASILGISKPTLYSRLKKYEKKN, from the coding sequence ATGGCTGATAAATTAAAAGAACAGAAGAAATCCCGATTCCTTATACATAAGAGTATAGGTGATTTCCACCCGTGGAAGGGTTATAAAGCTACCGACCTTCTAAACGGTAACGATTATCTATTGTTTTCCTTACAGCTTCCGGAAAATATTTCAATTTCTCTGGCTGACCTGAATATGCGCGGTGTTATATTTTCGAATATCAACCGTCTGGTCCTTCCGATACTATCTTTGGAAAAAGATAAAAAAGAGATTATATTTCTACTGCCGGATCACGAATTTAAGCGGCTGGGCGAATATCTTTCAGAATGTTCCAACGCGAAAGCCTTAGAACTTCTAAGGACAATAACAAGCACAATCATCCTAAGCTGGGATGAGGGGTTCTACTTTAACAACATCCATCCTGAATCAATTGTATTAATCGATGACTCCCCGATTATTCTTCCGCCGGCATACCTTCTTCCCAAAATGATAACGAACCTGTCAGAAGATAAAGAATATGAAAGCGGGGAACATCCTCTATTCAAAGACTTAGGCGACCTTGGCCTGTTGTTTGAATTCTTTTCCAACCATCTTGAATCCGGGGATTCGAATTTCTGCGCGGAAACCTCGAAGAAACTCCGGCTAATGTCACAAAATCCAACCCCGGATGGGATCTTTAATATTATTCGCTCAATAAAGTCATACCTGAAAATAAAAGAAGAACTAAGGATCCTGCCCGTATGCGGAGACTTTCTGAATCTTCCTCCCGAAAATATACTAAACGAACTTAAAGAGGCTGCACTCAGGTGTTCTTCAAATAAAAAACAGCTTGTTATCTTGAAGGGAGATAACGGTATCGGCAAAAGCTGTTTGATGGAAATCACACGAAAACTATTTCTTTCCGAAGCTGATCTTAAAGGCAGAGTTTTGTCTCATGAAGAGATTTTTTCAGATAAAAATGATATCACGAAATTACAGAATGATAATATTGATTGTGTTTTTATCGACAACCACCCGCATGAACCTATCCTTTACGGCCATATCGTAAGCAGGATACTCGATATTATTGAAAAGAGGATAACTGTCATCTGCGTTTCGGGAGAAAACCCGTGGATTTTGACGCAATCGACAAAAGAAGAGTTCGACAGAAAAGGGTTCCTTGTAAGCGAAATCAAACTTCCTTCTCCGGACAAATCAAAAAAATCCGCTTTCTTTTCCGAAAGAGTTGTTTCAACAGACAGAGTGAAACTGGCAGATCAGATCGATTCTGAAGAACCGCCGGTATCGGCGGAGCTTATGCTTCTATCTTCACCGCGCGGGAGCAGGAAAGACAAAAAAGCTGATATCTCTGATATTCTCGAGTCTCTTTCCCCACTTGACAGATCCGTGCTGAATTTTATCTCTGTTTTCAGATTTGAAATTCCGCTTATTATTCTGCAGAAGGTCTATTCTACAACACAAGATGAATTCTACGATTCCCTTCAACGTCTTGTTAACATGGGAATGATCAGGATTACCGCCGCGAAATCAAGCCTTTCCAACAGTGATTTCTGCCAGCTTTTCAGTTTAAGAAGCCGAAGCCTGTTATACCGAGTTCTCGAGTCAATACCCTCTCACAGAAAGAAGCAACTTCATTCTAATATAGCTTCAATACTGAAAGAAAAGAAGAATGTTCCTTCAGTTTATATCCTCTACCATCTTGCCTGCAGCGGCGAGAAGAATGAAACCGCGGCGAGATACTACAGCACTTTCAAACGCTTTCTGGGAGAAAGACAGACTGCCGCCTTAACCTGCCTTTACAATAATTTTATCCAGAGAGGATTCGAGGCTTATCTTCCTCTTGAAATGTACTCAAAATTTCTTATAGAAATAGGAAGCTTCTACTCTTTATCGGGTCAATTGACCAAAGCAAAAGATTTCTTCAAATCGTGCAGAAACAGAATCAGCAAAGCCGGTCAATCACACAAGTTAAGAACTATAGTTGTTGAGGCAATTAGAAAAGAAAGTGAAATATACGAAAAAAGAGGGGAATTTATAAAAGCTTTGAACCTGCTTAAAGAAGCTATCGCTGTTCACTCTGAACATATCACTGTAAAAGAACACTCAAAGCTCATAAATGATCTCGCGTGGATATATTACAGACTGGGACAATTCGATGAATCCTGGCAGAATTGCCTCGATGTTCAGAAAATAATCGATAAGAAACAATACCCGAGTGAACTCGCTCAATCATACAACCTTATGGGAACAATAAACTGGAACAGAAGCAAATACGAAGAGGCAATTCTGTGTCACACCAAATGCCTCAACCTTAGAGAAGAAAACAACGACGCATCGGGAATAGCTTCCAGCTTTAACAATCTCGGGCTTGTATACCGTTCTACCGGCAGGATAAATGAAGCAATTGAATGTTTTACCAAAAGCATGAAAACAAAACAAAGAAACAACAACCTGCCCGGACTGGCGGCTACTCACTTGAACATAGCGTTGACATATCTCGATATTGGGGATTTTGAAGAAGCTGACAAAAATTGTGAAGTATCCTGCAAACTTGCCGAAGACACGGACAACCAGCAAATACTGGCGGAAACCTACGGCACTATGGGAGATATAAGCTATCTCAAGGGTGATTATGAAAAGGCCGCTAATTGCTACTTTCGTGATTTACGGATCTGTCAAAAAACGAAATCTGTTCGTGAAGAAGCGGTAGTACTGCGCCGTCTGGGTCAACTGTTCCTCGCGACAGATGAGATTGAAAAAGCAAAAGAACTTCTAAATAAAGCAAGGAAACTCAATTTAAAGATTGGATCCCATCTTGAAACAGCACTCCTGAACACCCTGGAGGGAAGGTTGAAGATCAAAACCGGCGAAAGGGATGAAGGGATCGCTAAACTTGAAGGTGTAAGCATAGAACTATCTCTTTTGGGCAGGAAAAACACCGCCGCCAGAATATCCGCTGAACTCGGCGAACTTTATCTCGAAGACAAAAACGAAGCTCTGGCGCGTGAACATCTCCTGCGTTCATCATCTCTTGCTGATAACAACGAGGCTTTCTCCGGCCGAATCAGCAAACTGCAGGAAAAACTTGACGCCATTTATGATTCTGAAAATGCTAAAACCGAAAGAGATTCAAAAAATTACAGAACACTCTGCAGAATTGCATCCATGTTCCGGACAATACGCGACCCGGAGAAATTATACAGCACGACTATAAAATCAGCTCTAAAAATAACAGATTCCGAGAGAGGTTTTATCGCTTTGAGAGACAACATCGCAGAATCATACAGAATTGTTGCTTCAACAGGCGATTTTATTCCGGGAAAACAACTTGGAGACGTCAATATAGCCTCGATAATAGATATTGTCGGACATCTTGGATATCCCCTCGATACATTGCAAATAAGTGTTCCCCTTGACAAAGTCAGCGACGAATTTATTGAAAAACATCCCAGGATTATATGTATTCCTCTCAAACTGGACAATGAAATAAAAGGCTGCTTCTATCTTGACTCCACGAAATCAGTTACATCTCCAAGCGGAGCTGACAGAAATCTGCTGCTGGCTCTAACTCAACAGTTTGCCACTGGACTGGAAAGGGCTCTTCTTGCCGATAATGCCTCTTCACCCGAAAAAACAAAAATCAGAAAGAGTGTAAAAAGCATCGGAGCAAGCTCTGGCTATGAAAATATCATCAGAAAATCAGCTTCTATGCGTCTGGTCTGTGAGATGATAGACGGAATAAAAGAAATGGACACAACCATTCTTTTAACAGGTGAAAGTGGCACGGGGAAGGATCTGATAGCAAAAACCATTCATTATTCCGGCTTGCACGGCGACTTTCCTCTTCAAACAATAAATTGTTCAGCTCTGCCCAGTGAACTGCTCGAGAGCGAACTTTTTGGGCATGAAAAAGGAGCATTTACCGGAGCTCATAAAAAGAAGATCGGACATTTTGAATCTGCGGGAGAAGGAACTATCTTTCTCAATGAAATAGGAGATCTGCCCCTCGCTCTCCAGCCTAAATTGCTCCACGTTATCGAAGAGAGAACATTCTTCAGGGTAGGAGGCACAAAAAAGATAGAGACAAAAGCAAGAATAATAACCGCGACAAACAGAAACCTTCTTGAACTGGTTAAACAGGGCAAGTTCAGAGAAGACCTCTTCTACCGGATAAATATATTTCCAATTAAGATACCGTCACTTAAGGACAGGAGAGAAGACATTAAACCTCTGTGCAATCATTTTCTAAGAATGTATTGTAAGCTGTACAACATACCTGTCAAAAAATTATCGCCGGAAGCTATTATGTATCTTGAGAAATACCCATGGCCGGGAAATGTACGGCAGCTCGAGAGCGTGATTATAAGGCTGATTATCATATCCGGCAGTGAAACTATTACTGCCGGTGATCTGCCTGATAATATAATCAAATATTCCGATGGGTTGGATGCCGGAATATCATCCACTATAGATGACGCGATAAAGGTTCTTCTCGACAATATGAACCTGTCATCCGAGGATCCCATTCTTGCTAAGATAGAAGGCTCAATTATTAAAAAAATAGTGCAAATCACAAAAGATAAAACAAAAGCCGCTTCAATTCTGGGAATTTCAAAACCTACCCTTTATTCACGTCTGAAAAAATATGAAAAGAAGAACTAA